Proteins from one Pseudomonas sp. KBS0710 genomic window:
- a CDS encoding nucleotidyltransferase domain-containing protein — translation MITQTGVDAQGCVLTLDDAAFQPEFEPLLADVCASLSQSGLGGIYVYGSVARGDASPGESDLDLSLILLEPPDAQVLAHLETLRQALEQRHPEVTKIDFDIGHRAEVLAPENANKWGFWLKHHCRCVWGEDLSLRFARFPPSRAIALALNGDFEQVLSGYLTRIDHAGTASERLRLQREAARKLIRATNTLRADNAASWPHTLEEHVAAFIQHEPTMRIQIAYFLFEARNPSADCEPFTTRLRAFIDWMVSQQA, via the coding sequence ATGATTACCCAAACCGGCGTGGACGCCCAGGGCTGTGTGTTGACACTGGACGATGCCGCCTTCCAGCCCGAATTTGAGCCGCTGCTGGCGGATGTCTGCGCCAGCCTCTCCCAGTCCGGGCTGGGCGGCATATACGTGTATGGCAGTGTCGCCAGGGGCGATGCAAGCCCAGGTGAGTCGGATTTGGACCTTAGCCTGATTCTGCTCGAACCGCCGGATGCACAGGTGTTGGCACACCTGGAAACGCTACGCCAGGCGCTGGAGCAACGTCACCCGGAGGTCACCAAAATTGACTTCGATATCGGCCACCGCGCTGAAGTACTGGCGCCCGAGAACGCAAATAAGTGGGGCTTCTGGCTCAAGCATCATTGCCGTTGTGTGTGGGGCGAGGATCTTTCGCTGCGTTTTGCACGCTTCCCGCCTTCGCGCGCAATCGCCCTGGCGTTGAATGGTGACTTTGAGCAGGTATTGAGTGGCTATCTCACCCGTATTGACCACGCTGGCACTGCATCCGAACGCCTTCGCCTGCAACGCGAGGCGGCGCGCAAGCTGATTCGAGCCACTAACACCTTGCGCGCCGACAACGCAGCAAGCTGGCCACACACGCTCGAAGAACACGTTGCAGCATTTATCCAGCACGAGCCGACGATGCGCATCCAGATCGCGTACTTTCTGTTTGAGGCGCGCAACCCGAGTGCCGATTGCGAGCCTTTTACCACGCGATTGCGCGCCTTTATCGACTGGATGGTTTCACAGCAGGCATAG
- a CDS encoding cysteine hydrolase family protein, translating to MEPLATNAALLIIDMQQGMHDPKLGRRNNPDAEVQIQHLLRAWRQSERPVVHVRHMSRSEGSVFWPGQPGCEFQPALAPFKDEHVVEKNVPDAFAATGLERWLHGRGIRQVVIVGVITNNSVESTARSGGNLGFEVTVAADACYTFDQTDLSGRLWPAEDVHALSLSNLAMDYARVTGTADILAML from the coding sequence ATGGAGCCGCTAGCCACAAACGCCGCATTGTTGATCATCGACATGCAGCAAGGCATGCACGACCCCAAGCTGGGGCGACGCAACAACCCCGACGCCGAGGTGCAGATACAGCATCTGCTGCGTGCATGGCGACAATCCGAGCGCCCCGTGGTGCATGTACGGCATATGTCCCGCAGCGAAGGCTCAGTGTTTTGGCCGGGCCAACCGGGCTGTGAGTTCCAGCCGGCACTGGCACCGTTCAAGGATGAGCATGTGGTGGAAAAAAATGTCCCGGACGCGTTCGCCGCCACCGGGCTTGAGCGCTGGCTGCATGGGCGTGGGATCCGGCAAGTGGTGATCGTTGGGGTGATCACCAACAACTCTGTCGAGTCCACGGCGCGCTCCGGCGGCAACCTGGGTTTTGAGGTCACCGTGGCGGCGGATGCCTGCTACACCTTTGATCAAACTGATTTATCGGGCCGACTCTGGCCTGCCGAGGATGTGCATGCACTGTCGCTGAGCAACCTGGCGATGGATTACGCCAGGGTCACCGGCACTGCCGATATCCTGGCCATGCTTTAA
- a CDS encoding LysR family transcriptional regulator: MINFRLIRHLWLFLAVAEEQNFGRAAKRLGMSQPPLSEQIQVLEQALKVTLFERSRRGAKLTPVGAAILPAVRKFAEQLERLELAVEEAVAGQSGMLTIGAISTAMFDVLPGLINQLKQQYPHLTVSVREIDSVEAVPALEAGDIDLAFARLDGDLGPAIQSLPLREDRLMVALPSDHSLAARTRISLSSLASEPLVMFSRKVSPVYFDNLIATCRANGFSPRVLHEVRSVASQIAFVSCGQGIALVPASLKKLAPDNVVLRALTQKLNVVTTAVAWNSERPNPLVTELVAQFQAHTIGV, encoded by the coding sequence ATGATCAATTTCCGTTTGATTCGCCACCTCTGGCTGTTCCTGGCCGTCGCCGAAGAACAGAACTTCGGCCGCGCCGCCAAGCGCCTGGGCATGTCGCAGCCGCCCTTGAGCGAGCAGATCCAGGTGTTGGAACAGGCGCTCAAGGTCACGCTGTTCGAGCGCTCGCGGCGCGGTGCCAAGCTCACGCCAGTGGGCGCGGCTATCCTGCCGGCGGTGCGCAAGTTCGCCGAGCAGTTGGAGCGCCTGGAGCTGGCGGTGGAGGAAGCGGTGGCGGGGCAGTCGGGCATGCTTACCATCGGCGCGATTTCCACGGCGATGTTTGATGTGCTGCCGGGCCTGATCAACCAGCTCAAGCAGCAATACCCGCACCTCACCGTGTCGGTGCGCGAGATTGACAGTGTCGAAGCCGTACCGGCGCTGGAGGCTGGCGACATCGACCTGGCCTTTGCGCGACTGGACGGCGACCTGGGCCCGGCGATCCAGTCGTTGCCGTTGCGCGAGGATCGCCTGATGGTGGCCCTGCCCAGCGATCATTCGCTGGCGGCGCGCACGCGCATCAGCCTGTCGAGCCTGGCCAGCGAGCCGCTGGTGATGTTTTCACGCAAGGTCAGCCCGGTGTATTTCGACAACCTGATTGCCACCTGCCGCGCCAACGGGTTTTCACCGCGGGTACTGCATGAAGTGCGCTCGGTGGCTTCGCAAATTGCCTTTGTCAGCTGTGGCCAGGGCATCGCGCTGGTGCCGGCGTCGTTGAAGAAGCTGGCGCCGGACAATGTGGTGCTGCGCGCACTCACGCAAAAGCTCAATGTGGTCACCACCGCCGTGGCCTGGAACAGTGAGCGGCCCAACCCGCTGGTGACCGAGTTGGTCGCGCAGTTTCAGGCTCATACGATTGGCGTATGA
- a CDS encoding DUF2231 domain-containing protein — MTTLPAYPLVRPGPLHSTLLAGTVPLFLGALLSDIAYGQTYQIQWANFASWLIAGALVFCGFALLFALVNLVRAERKSGRPAAYFLLLLITWALGLVNAFQHAKDAYAMMPVGLVLSVIVTVLAIVATWIGLTNLRSGAAK; from the coding sequence ATGACCACCCTTCCCGCCTACCCGCTCGTCAGGCCTGGCCCGCTGCACTCGACCCTGTTGGCCGGCACCGTGCCGCTGTTTCTCGGTGCGTTGCTCAGTGACATCGCCTATGGCCAGACCTATCAGATCCAATGGGCCAATTTCGCCTCCTGGCTAATTGCCGGTGCCTTGGTGTTTTGTGGCTTTGCGCTATTGTTTGCTCTGGTCAATCTGGTGCGTGCCGAGCGTAAATCCGGGCGCCCCGCCGCGTACTTCCTGCTGTTACTGATCACCTGGGCACTCGGGTTGGTCAACGCGTTCCAGCATGCCAAGGACGCCTACGCCATGATGCCTGTGGGCCTGGTGCTGTCGGTGATCGTGACCGTCCTGGCGATCGTTGCCACCTGGATCGGCCTGACCAACCTGCGCTCGGGAGCTGCCAAATGA
- a CDS encoding VOC family protein, whose amino-acid sequence MMQRNNLVPELMVTDLNQSLDFWVGCLGFKVAYQRLEDGFAYLDQDGAQVMLEQVDPLANQWLTGALERPFGRGMNLQIDVAAVLPVIQRLERAAYPVFKASKDVWYRAGEVEVGQREFLVQDPDGYLVRLVERLGERARANA is encoded by the coding sequence TTGATGCAAAGAAATAATCTGGTCCCGGAATTGATGGTGACTGACCTGAACCAGAGCCTTGATTTCTGGGTAGGTTGCCTGGGGTTCAAGGTGGCTTATCAACGCCTGGAAGACGGCTTTGCGTATCTCGACCAGGACGGCGCTCAGGTGATGCTTGAGCAAGTCGACCCACTCGCCAATCAATGGCTCACGGGGGCGTTGGAACGGCCATTTGGACGCGGCATGAACCTGCAGATAGATGTCGCGGCGGTGCTCCCGGTTATTCAACGGCTGGAACGGGCAGCGTATCCCGTGTTCAAAGCCAGCAAAGACGTGTGGTACCGGGCGGGCGAAGTCGAGGTCGGGCAGCGCGAGTTTCTGGTACAGGACCCCGATGGTTATCTGGTGAGACTGGTAGAGCGGCTTGGCGAAAGGGCGCGGGCCAACGCGTGA
- a CDS encoding GNAT family N-acetyltransferase: MIRDALPKDAKHIAHVHVRSWQHAYVDLMPADFLAALTATLPQKEAHWARSIESQETETLVAEVDGNVIGWLSLGPCRDGDTPEATAGEVMAIYVLADYWGHGIGAQLWQAGFQRLVDQGYKRISLWVLAANQRAVRFYTSLGGTEEPGSRRTLVRGGVTLEEVRYVWTR; encoded by the coding sequence ATGATTCGCGATGCATTGCCCAAGGACGCCAAGCACATCGCCCACGTGCATGTGCGCAGTTGGCAACACGCCTATGTGGACCTGATGCCGGCGGATTTTCTAGCCGCGCTGACCGCGACACTGCCGCAGAAGGAGGCTCACTGGGCGCGTTCAATTGAAAGCCAAGAGACTGAAACTTTAGTCGCCGAAGTGGATGGCAACGTTATCGGCTGGTTGTCGCTGGGCCCTTGCCGTGATGGGGACACGCCCGAGGCCACAGCCGGAGAGGTCATGGCTATCTACGTGTTGGCCGACTATTGGGGCCACGGTATCGGCGCGCAATTGTGGCAGGCAGGTTTCCAGCGTTTGGTTGACCAGGGTTATAAACGCATTTCTTTATGGGTTTTAGCCGCAAACCAACGAGCCGTTCGTTTCTATACAAGCCTTGGCGGCACTGAAGAACCCGGCAGCCGTCGCACGCTGGTGCGCGGTGGCGTGACGCTGGAAGAGGTGCGCTATGTGTGGACCCGTTAA
- a CDS encoding alpha/beta fold hydrolase: protein MSFVHTCVPLTVDGVALNIAALHRSGEGAPILFLHGFGSTKEDYADIVLHPAFDGRAFVAYDAPGCGESQCDNLSKISIPLLLETALQVLEHFDIQRFHLVGHSMGGLTALMLAHRFPDRVLSFIDIEGNIAPEDCFLSRQIVDFPAEDPEAFFSAFIERARHAPAYASALYAASLRHKVRAGAVRGIFQSMVELSDHADLMGKFLGLPCPKMFMYGEQNASLSYLPHIQAHGVRLAPIARCGHFPMYSNPVAMWQQIAKFHRSRLCVL, encoded by the coding sequence ATGTCGTTCGTTCACACCTGCGTACCGCTGACGGTAGACGGCGTTGCGCTGAACATCGCTGCCCTGCACCGTAGCGGTGAGGGCGCGCCCATCCTGTTCCTGCACGGGTTTGGTTCGACCAAGGAAGACTACGCCGATATTGTCCTGCACCCGGCCTTTGACGGGCGCGCCTTTGTCGCCTACGACGCGCCCGGTTGCGGTGAAAGCCAGTGCGACAATCTGTCGAAAATCAGTATTCCCTTGCTGCTGGAGACGGCCTTGCAGGTACTGGAGCATTTCGATATTCAGCGCTTCCATTTGGTCGGCCACTCCATGGGTGGGCTGACCGCACTGATGCTGGCGCACCGTTTTCCGGATCGCGTGCTGAGCTTTATCGACATTGAAGGCAATATCGCCCCCGAAGACTGCTTCCTGAGCCGGCAAATCGTCGACTTCCCGGCAGAGGATCCCGAGGCGTTTTTCAGTGCATTCATCGAACGCGCCCGCCACGCACCGGCGTATGCCAGTGCGCTGTATGCGGCGAGCCTGCGCCACAAAGTGCGCGCCGGTGCGGTACGCGGGATCTTCCAGTCGATGGTCGAGCTGTCTGACCACGCCGACCTGATGGGCAAGTTTCTCGGCCTGCCATGCCCGAAGATGTTCATGTATGGCGAGCAGAACGCCTCACTGTCGTACCTGCCCCATATCCAGGCCCACGGTGTGCGCCTGGCGCCCATTGCCCGGTGCGGACACTTCCCGATGTATTCCAACCCGGTTGCGATGTGGCAACAGATCGCGAAATTTCACCGGAGCCGTCTCTGCGTTCTGTAG
- a CDS encoding HIT family protein, which produces MPLITERVALARNGANDKVICRMASGWAVMGDVQFLPGYCLLLPDPVVASLNDLDTEARATYLLDMARLGDAVLAATGALRMNYEILGNSEPELHCHIFPRYASEPEDKRRMPVWFYDWKTAPPYAEEQHGELRNTIAQLLKSAMEIG; this is translated from the coding sequence ATGCCACTGATCACGGAACGCGTAGCGCTGGCCCGCAATGGTGCCAACGATAAGGTCATTTGCCGCATGGCCTCGGGCTGGGCGGTGATGGGCGATGTGCAGTTCTTGCCGGGCTATTGCCTGTTGTTGCCTGACCCGGTGGTTGCCAGCCTCAATGATCTGGACACCGAGGCGCGTGCAACGTACCTGCTCGATATGGCCCGTCTTGGCGATGCAGTGCTGGCCGCTACCGGTGCCTTGCGCATGAACTACGAGATACTGGGCAACTCGGAGCCGGAGTTGCACTGCCATATTTTCCCGCGTTATGCCTCGGAGCCGGAGGACAAACGCAGGATGCCGGTGTGGTTCTACGACTGGAAAACCGCGCCCCCTTACGCTGAAGAGCAGCACGGTGAGTTGCGCAACACGATCGCGCAGCTACTCAAATCCGCAATGGAAATTGGTTGA